A single genomic interval of Salinarchaeum sp. IM2453 harbors:
- a CDS encoding VOC family protein: MSIDTSGIHHVTAIGTDPARNRRFYTETLGLRLVKRSVNQDDTSVWHLFYGDYEGSPGTSMTFFPYTNARRGQVGAGQVSTTGFLVPKASIEYWQRRLEEHGVDVGSPTHRFDETVLEFEDPDGLQLELVGRDDVPAGKPPDGPVPKEHAIRGFSGVTLQLQSAEKTIDLLKTMGLSEGGTDGPRQRFKTEVDIGSTVDVIDNVGQRGIQGAGTVHHVAFRITRENREEWRELLMDQGLRPTEVIDRKWFESIYTREFGGILFEFATEAPGYTVDEPLEELGESLVLPEWFADQREQIEANLPSLN; encoded by the coding sequence ATCCGGCACGAAACAGGCGTTTTTATACCGAAACACTCGGATTGCGATTGGTCAAGCGTAGCGTTAATCAGGATGATACGTCAGTGTGGCATCTTTTTTATGGAGATTATGAGGGATCACCTGGTACAAGTATGACTTTTTTCCCATACACAAATGCGAGGAGAGGTCAAGTAGGTGCCGGACAAGTCAGCACAACCGGATTTTTGGTTCCAAAAGCATCAATCGAATACTGGCAGCGACGGCTCGAGGAACACGGTGTAGATGTTGGGAGTCCAACTCATCGATTTGATGAGACTGTGTTAGAGTTTGAAGACCCAGATGGATTACAGTTGGAGCTTGTTGGCCGCGATGACGTGCCGGCTGGCAAGCCACCCGATGGTCCGGTGCCAAAAGAACATGCGATTCGAGGGTTTTCTGGCGTAACATTACAACTTCAGTCCGCAGAAAAGACAATTGATTTGCTCAAGACAATGGGCCTGTCCGAAGGGGGAACCGATGGACCCCGACAACGCTTCAAAACAGAAGTTGATATTGGATCAACAGTGGATGTGATTGATAACGTTGGCCAGCGTGGTATACAGGGTGCCGGAACGGTACATCACGTTGCATTTCGAATTACTCGTGAAAACCGAGAGGAGTGGCGGGAGTTACTCATGGACCAAGGCCTGCGACCAACAGAAGTAATTGATCGGAAGTGGTTTGAATCAATCTATACGAGAGAATTTGGTGGGATTCTCTTTGAGTTTGCTACCGAGGCACCAGGGTATACAGTCGATGAGCCACTGGAAGAATTGGGCGAATCACTGGTACTTCCTGAATGGTTTGCCGACCAGCGAGAACAGATTGAAGCAAACCTCCCGTCTCTGAATTAG